Proteins encoded together in one Entelurus aequoreus isolate RoL-2023_Sb linkage group LG20, RoL_Eaeq_v1.1, whole genome shotgun sequence window:
- the bet1 gene encoding BET1 homolog — translation MRRTGLGDGGPGNYAASGYSVYEEENEHLQEGLRAKVTALKSLSIDIGTEVKYQNKMLDDMDNDFDSTGGLLSNTIGRVKQLSRGSQTKLLCYMLLFCFFVFFVLYWFLKLR, via the exons ATGAGGCGCACAGGTTTGG GTGATGGAGGACCTGGGAACTATGCAGCAAGTGGCTACAGTGTGTACGAGGAGGAGAATGAACACTTACAAGAGGGACTGCGAGCCAAAGTCACAGCTTTGAAAAGT CTGTCTATCGACATAGGAACGgaagtgaagtaccaaaataaaatgttggaCGACATG GACAACGACTTTGACTCAACAGGCGGCCTGCTCAGCAACACCATCGGGCGGGTCAAGCAGCTGTCCAGAGGCAGTCAGACTAAACTGTTGTGCTACATGCTGCTCTTCTGCTTTTTTGTCTTCTTTGTCCTCTACTGGTTCCTCAAGTTGAGGTGA